Below is a genomic region from Actinomycetota bacterium.
GGGGTGGTGACCAGCGTCAAGAGGGTCTATGACACAACCCGCCGCCAGGCGCAGGCCCAGGCGACCCGCCAGGACGTCCTCGACGCCGCGGGCCGACTGTTCGCCGCCGCGGGCTATGCGGCTACGACCGTGGACGAAATCGCGGCGGAGGCGGGTGTGTCGCGAGAGACGATCTTCAAGGCCTTTGGCAGCAAGCGTGAGGTCCTGCGGCTCTGGGTCGAGCGGGAGGTCGCCGGCCCCGAGGAGCCGGTCCCGATCCAGCAGCAGACCTGGGTAAGCGAGATGCGAGAAGCCCTCGACCAGCAGACCCAGCTCGAAACTGCAGTCGCCGCTGTTTGTCGCATCCATGACCGCTCCATCGACGCCATCGAAGTGCTGCGCGCCGCGGCACACGCCGAGCCGGAGATCGCCGCCC
It encodes:
- a CDS encoding TetR/AcrR family transcriptional regulator, with product MYDGVVTSVKRVYDTTRRQAQAQATRQDVLDAAGRLFAAAGYAATTVDEIAAEAGVSRETIFKAFGSKREVLRLWVEREVAGPEEPVPIQQQTWVSEMREALDQQTQLETAVAAVCRIHDRSIDAIEVLRAAAHAEPEIAALWEQARRRRRQDVHAVTELLAATGSLTPGLSTEEVVDVVYALSSPELYDLFVHQCNWRPERFEWWLVESLRQLALAPSR